A genome region from Sphaerisporangium krabiense includes the following:
- a CDS encoding uroporphyrinogen-III synthase, with amino-acid sequence MPISHSPQATVMPPARAADPGAPARVPRPSSAGAADALPALRPRTAPDALAGFTIGVTADRGGEELAALLERRGARVVRAPAIRLVPLPDDAPLLAATLACLDAPVHDVVVTTGAGFRGWMAAADGWGLGAELTARLSQARLLCRGPKSRGAVRAAGLAEHRSPPADFLEDIERYLLDQDLRGRRVVLQPPGEPLAGLAAALRAAGATVIEAPVYRWTPSRDPSPLHRLIVRTIAGSIDAIAFTSAPAVRATLDAARAGHLEEPLLTALAGSAVAACVGPVTAAPLRARGVPVVQPGTSRLGALAHALAGHLPEHGVTRLTAGAHRLEIRGHAVAVDGELQPLPPAPMAVLKRLAERPGHVVSRAELRVVLPGGPERDSAEHAVEMAVTRLRRALGRAGIVETVVKRGYRLACDRRTAAAVRTARPKEN; translated from the coding sequence ATGCCGATCTCACACTCCCCGCAGGCGACTGTGATGCCGCCCGCGCGGGCCGCCGACCCCGGCGCCCCGGCCCGCGTCCCCCGGCCCTCCTCCGCAGGGGCGGCGGACGCGCTCCCGGCCCTCCGCCCGCGGACCGCGCCCGACGCGCTGGCCGGCTTCACCATCGGGGTCACCGCCGACCGCGGCGGCGAGGAGCTCGCCGCCCTCCTCGAACGCCGGGGCGCCCGCGTCGTGCGCGCCCCCGCCATCCGCCTGGTCCCGCTGCCCGACGACGCGCCCCTGCTCGCCGCCACCCTCGCCTGCCTGGACGCCCCCGTCCACGACGTCGTCGTCACCACGGGCGCGGGCTTTCGCGGCTGGATGGCGGCCGCCGACGGCTGGGGGCTCGGCGCCGAGCTGACCGCCCGCCTCTCCCAGGCCCGCCTGCTGTGCCGCGGGCCCAAGTCCCGCGGCGCCGTGCGCGCCGCCGGGCTCGCCGAGCACCGGAGCCCGCCCGCCGACTTCCTGGAGGACATCGAACGGTACCTGCTGGATCAGGACCTGCGCGGACGCCGCGTCGTCCTGCAGCCGCCGGGCGAGCCGCTCGCCGGGCTCGCCGCCGCCCTGCGCGCCGCGGGGGCCACCGTGATCGAGGCCCCGGTCTACCGCTGGACGCCCAGCCGGGACCCCTCGCCGCTGCACCGCCTCATCGTCAGGACCATCGCGGGCTCGATCGACGCCATCGCCTTCACCAGCGCGCCCGCCGTGCGCGCCACGCTCGACGCCGCCCGCGCCGGGCACCTGGAGGAGCCGCTGCTCACGGCGCTCGCCGGCTCGGCCGTGGCCGCCTGCGTCGGCCCGGTCACCGCCGCGCCGCTGCGCGCCAGGGGCGTCCCGGTGGTCCAGCCCGGCACGTCACGGCTCGGCGCGCTCGCCCACGCCCTGGCCGGGCATCTGCCCGAGCACGGCGTCACCCGGCTCACCGCGGGCGCCCACCGCCTGGAGATCCGCGGGCACGCCGTCGCCGTCGACGGCGAGCTGCAACCCCTGCCGCCCGCGCCCATGGCCGTGCTCAAACGGCTGGCCGAGCGCCCCGGGCACGTCGTCAGCCGCGCCGAGCTGCGCGTCGTGCTGCCCGGCGGCCCCGAGCGCGACTCGGCCGAGCACGCGGTCGAGATGGCCGTCACCCGGCTGCGCCGCGCCCTCGGCCGCGCCGGCATCGTCGAGACCGTGGTCAAGCGCGGCTACCGGCTGGCCTGCGACCGGCGGACGGCCGCAGCGGTCAGGACAGCGCGGCCGAAGGAGAACTGA
- a CDS encoding gas vesicle protein GvpG has protein sequence MGLLGMIFGLPLAPVKGLIKLGEVIEEQVETQRRDPAAVRRRLEEVERLREQGLITAEDEARAQEEILGQMMG, from the coding sequence ATGGGCCTGCTTGGCATGATCTTCGGCCTGCCGCTCGCCCCGGTCAAGGGTCTGATCAAGCTGGGCGAGGTGATCGAGGAGCAGGTCGAGACGCAACGGCGTGACCCGGCCGCGGTGCGGCGGCGGCTGGAGGAGGTCGAGCGGCTGCGCGAGCAAGGCCTGATCACGGCGGAGGACGAGGCGCGGGCGCAGGAGGAGATCCTCGGCCAGATGATGGGCTGA
- the gvpJ gene encoding gas vesicle protein GvpJ gives MTIVQPSGGGAAGRPSSSGGGLADVIDTILDKGLVIDAYVSVALVGIELLTINARVVVASVDTYLRFAQAVNRLDLTEGQKGLPELMQDMTQGVAKSKTKGIAQGALEAAGDKLREFAGEYAEQPARRRRGRQED, from the coding sequence ATGACGATCGTGCAGCCCTCAGGAGGTGGGGCGGCCGGCAGGCCGTCCTCGTCGGGCGGCGGATTGGCCGACGTCATCGACACGATTCTGGATAAGGGTCTGGTCATCGACGCGTACGTCAGCGTGGCGCTCGTGGGCATCGAGCTGCTGACCATCAACGCGCGCGTCGTGGTCGCCAGCGTGGACACCTACCTGCGCTTCGCCCAGGCGGTGAACCGGCTGGACCTCACCGAGGGCCAGAAGGGGCTGCCGGAGCTGATGCAGGACATGACGCAAGGCGTGGCCAAGTCGAAGACCAAGGGCATCGCGCAGGGCGCGCTGGAGGCGGCGGGCGACAAGCTGCGCGAGTTCGCCGGAGAGTACGCCGAGCAACCCGCGCGCCGCAGGCGCGGCCGACAGGAGGACTGA
- a CDS encoding SRPBCC family protein, whose translation MADDGKGGLSNPLKKQIRGLAGVAGKLALSALRRRVERTTKQLTSFAEGDGFRTLGQLAGAEGGGGRVKGLAKMAWGGLKRKLGFGKRKLKFANIVESVDIGAPISLVYNVWTQFTDWPSFTKKIEKVTQDSDEKITWQVQVFLPRRTWEATITEQVPDEKIVWNSKGAKGYVDGSVTFHALAPAMTRVLMSLEYHPKGLIEHIGNLWRAPGRRVRLEFKHIRRHIMVHVLPDPEDVQGWRGVIHEGEVVKDHDTVVREEEEERERAEREEEPEEEAREAEEGEEEEPEEELEEGEEAEEEEGEEAEEPEEERGRARRRLGWGGRRAERGPRSRPAEEEGPPARRRRPAEESRREEHSEPTESRGRGGRGEREDEEERRSSRRGSSVAEEEPPARRRRAEGEKRPVRRRRAEAEEPPPRRPRRRSEEGR comes from the coding sequence ATGGCCGACGACGGCAAGGGCGGGCTGTCGAACCCGCTGAAGAAGCAGATTCGCGGCCTGGCCGGCGTCGCGGGCAAGCTCGCGCTGTCGGCGCTGCGGCGCAGGGTGGAACGTACCACCAAGCAGCTCACCAGCTTCGCCGAGGGGGACGGCTTCCGCACCCTGGGCCAGCTCGCGGGGGCGGAAGGCGGCGGCGGGCGCGTCAAGGGCCTGGCCAAGATGGCCTGGGGCGGGCTGAAACGGAAGCTCGGCTTCGGCAAGCGCAAGCTCAAGTTCGCCAACATCGTGGAGAGCGTCGACATCGGCGCGCCCATCAGCCTCGTCTACAACGTCTGGACGCAGTTCACCGACTGGCCGTCCTTCACCAAGAAGATCGAGAAGGTCACCCAGGACAGCGACGAGAAGATCACCTGGCAGGTGCAGGTCTTCCTGCCGCGCCGGACCTGGGAGGCCACGATCACCGAGCAGGTGCCCGACGAGAAGATCGTCTGGAATTCCAAGGGCGCCAAGGGGTACGTGGACGGGTCGGTGACCTTCCACGCGCTCGCCCCGGCCATGACCCGGGTGCTGATGTCGCTGGAATACCACCCCAAGGGCCTCATCGAGCACATCGGCAACCTGTGGCGGGCCCCGGGCCGCCGCGTCCGCCTGGAGTTCAAGCACATCCGGCGCCACATCATGGTGCACGTGCTGCCCGACCCCGAGGACGTCCAGGGCTGGCGCGGCGTGATCCACGAAGGCGAGGTCGTCAAGGACCACGACACCGTGGTGCGCGAGGAGGAAGAGGAGCGCGAGCGGGCCGAGCGGGAGGAGGAGCCCGAGGAGGAGGCCCGCGAGGCCGAGGAGGGCGAGGAAGAGGAGCCCGAAGAAGAGCTCGAAGAAGGCGAAGAGGCCGAAGAAGAAGAGGGTGAAGAGGCCGAGGAGCCCGAGGAGGAGCGCGGCCGGGCGCGGCGGCGGCTGGGCTGGGGCGGCAGGCGCGCAGAGCGCGGCCCGAGGTCCCGCCCGGCCGAGGAGGAGGGCCCTCCGGCCCGCCGTCGCCGTCCGGCCGAGGAGTCCCGGCGTGAGGAGCACAGCGAGCCGACGGAGTCCAGGGGGCGCGGCGGACGCGGAGAGCGCGAGGACGAGGAGGAGCGGCGGTCCTCGCGGCGCGGGTCCTCGGTGGCCGAGGAGGAGCCGCCCGCGCGGCGGCGCCGCGCCGAGGGCGAGAAGCGGCCCGTCCGGCGCCGGCGCGCCGAGGCGGAGGAGCCGCCCCCGCGCCGCCCGCGGCGCAGGAGCGAGGAGGGCCGGTGA
- a CDS encoding GvpL/GvpF family gas vesicle protein gives MAPSTPKAASRGRSASAARPDTEAAPATPSYVYGILPADVDFDPEERGVGDPPGKIGLVRHEDIAALVSDLHPAGPLGRPADLMAHQRLLDDVAAEVPVLPLRFGAVMESRDAVARELLAPHLDEFRAALRRLEGHAQYVVKARYEEGALLREVLQEQPEAARLREEIRGLPEDATWDARIRLGEIINGAVEAKREADSRALAEGLAPHCAAVVIREPTHEEDAAHLACLVDADRQEGFEDALEDFAARWEGRITLRLLGPQAPYDFVSAKEGDG, from the coding sequence ATGGCCCCTTCCACGCCCAAGGCCGCCTCGCGCGGGCGCAGCGCCTCCGCGGCGCGTCCCGACACCGAGGCGGCGCCCGCGACTCCGTCCTACGTGTACGGCATCCTGCCGGCGGACGTCGATTTCGACCCCGAGGAGCGCGGGGTGGGCGATCCGCCCGGCAAGATCGGCCTGGTGCGGCACGAGGACATCGCGGCCCTGGTCAGCGACCTGCACCCGGCCGGGCCGCTCGGCAGGCCCGCCGACCTGATGGCGCACCAGCGGCTGCTGGACGACGTCGCCGCCGAGGTGCCCGTGCTGCCGCTGCGCTTCGGCGCGGTCATGGAGAGCAGGGACGCGGTGGCCCGGGAGCTACTGGCCCCGCATCTGGACGAGTTCCGCGCCGCGCTCCGACGGCTGGAGGGGCACGCCCAGTACGTCGTCAAGGCCCGGTACGAGGAGGGGGCCCTGCTGCGGGAGGTGCTCCAGGAGCAGCCGGAGGCGGCGCGGCTGCGCGAGGAGATCCGCGGCCTGCCCGAGGACGCGACCTGGGACGCCAGGATCCGGCTCGGGGAGATCATCAACGGGGCCGTGGAGGCCAAGCGGGAGGCCGACAGCCGTGCCCTGGCCGAAGGGCTGGCCCCGCACTGCGCCGCGGTCGTCATCAGGGAGCCGACCCACGAGGAGGACGCGGCGCACCTGGCCTGCCTGGTGGACGCCGACCGGCAGGAGGGGTTCGAGGACGCGCTGGAGGACTTCGCCGCCCGCTGGGAGGGCCGTATCACGCTGCGCCTGCTCGGCCCGCAGGCGCCGTACGACTTCGTGTCCGCCAAGGAAGGGGACGGCTGA
- the def gene encoding peptide deformylase codes for MTSVQPIRLFADPVLRTVAEPVTAFDRSLRELVKSLQVTIRAGAGRAGLAAPQIGVPLRVLVFDLDGRAGHLVNPRLEASERRIVADEACLSAPGVWWPLERSYSVVAKGRDMFGKPVTVRALGMLARVLQHEADHLDGVLFSDHLPEDERERFFAALA; via the coding sequence ATGACCAGCGTCCAGCCGATCAGGCTCTTCGCCGACCCGGTGTTGCGCACCGTTGCCGAGCCGGTCACCGCCTTCGACCGCTCCCTGCGTGAGCTGGTCAAGTCCCTGCAGGTGACCATCCGCGCCGGGGCTGGCCGCGCGGGGCTGGCCGCGCCGCAGATCGGCGTGCCGCTGCGGGTGCTCGTGTTCGACCTGGACGGCCGCGCGGGGCACCTGGTGAACCCTCGTCTGGAGGCGTCCGAGCGCAGGATCGTCGCCGACGAGGCGTGCCTGTCGGCGCCGGGCGTGTGGTGGCCGCTGGAGCGGTCGTACTCGGTGGTCGCCAAGGGCCGTGACATGTTCGGCAAGCCGGTCACCGTCCGGGCGCTCGGCATGCTGGCCCGGGTGCTGCAGCACGAGGCCGACCACCTGGACGGCGTGCTGTTCAGCGATCACCTGCCTGAGGACGAGCGGGAGCGCTTCTTCGCCGCGCTGGCGTAA
- a CDS encoding PAC2 family protein, with product MIELEGLPELVDPVLIAAFEGWNDAGEASSGALAHLETAWKATPLVELDPEDYYDFQVTRPVVELGDGVARSIVWPTTRLLVARPPGSERDVVLLRGIEPNMRWRTFCSEIVGISLELGVETAVLLGALLNDSPHTRPVPIVGSVSDPGLARALNLELTRYEGPTGIVGVLQHSLGAAGTKTISLWASVPHYVAQPPNPKATLALLSRMEEILEIPMPLGDLPEEARAWEHGVDELAAQDSEVAEYVRELEERKDAADLPEASGDAIAAEFERYLRRRDRDSDG from the coding sequence GTGATCGAGCTCGAAGGGCTTCCCGAGCTCGTCGACCCGGTGCTGATCGCCGCGTTCGAAGGCTGGAACGACGCGGGCGAGGCGTCGAGCGGCGCTCTCGCGCATCTTGAGACGGCGTGGAAGGCCACCCCTCTGGTCGAGCTCGACCCCGAGGACTACTACGACTTCCAGGTGACCCGCCCCGTCGTCGAGCTCGGCGACGGCGTCGCCCGTTCGATCGTGTGGCCGACGACGCGCCTGCTGGTGGCGCGGCCCCCGGGCAGCGAGCGTGACGTCGTGCTGCTGCGCGGCATCGAGCCGAACATGCGCTGGCGCACCTTCTGCTCGGAGATCGTCGGCATCTCCCTGGAGCTGGGCGTGGAGACGGCGGTGCTGCTCGGCGCGCTGCTGAACGACTCCCCGCACACGCGGCCCGTGCCCATCGTGGGCAGCGTGAGCGATCCGGGCCTGGCCCGCGCCCTGAACCTTGAGCTCACCCGGTACGAGGGCCCGACGGGCATCGTCGGGGTCCTGCAGCACTCCCTGGGCGCGGCGGGCACCAAGACGATCTCGCTGTGGGCGTCGGTGCCGCACTACGTGGCCCAGCCTCCGAACCCGAAGGCCACGCTCGCGCTGCTGAGCCGCATGGAGGAGATCCTGGAGATCCCCATGCCGCTCGGCGACCTGCCCGAGGAGGCCCGGGCGTGGGAGCACGGGGTGGACGAGCTGGCCGCGCAGGACTCCGAGGTGGCCGAGTACGTCCGCGAGCTGGAGGAGCGCAAGGACGCCGCCGACCTGCCGGAGGCCAGCGGCGACGCCATCGCGGCGGAGTTCGAGCGTTACCTGCGCCGGCGCGACCGCGACAGCGACGGCTGA
- the metH gene encoding methionine synthase, which yields MNREASSFRRELSQRVLVADGAMGTMLQAYDPSLDDFDGHEGCNEVLNVTRPDIVRGVHEAYFAVGVDCVETNTFGANLAALGEYGIADRVFELSRAGAALAREAADGFASVERPRFVLGSMGPGTKLPTLGHVAFEALRDAYEANAAGLIAGGADALIVETCQDLLQVKAAVVGARRAIEAAGRDVPVIAQVTIETNGAMLLGSEIGAALSAIEPLGVDVLGLNCATGPAEMSEHLRYLARHARLPLSCMPNAGLPELTADGARYPLSPEELAAAHVQFTAEYGLGLVGGCCGTTPEHLRQVVEAVGGHEPVERRPRPEPGASSLYQHVPFRQDTSYLAIGERTNANGSKAFREAMLAENWDECVEIARGQVRDGAHMLDLCVDYVGRDGVADMRELAFRFATASTLPIVLDSTEPAVLRAGLEMLGGRAIINSVNYEDGDGPDSRFTKIMGLVKEHGAAVVALTIDEEGQARTADWKVRVASRLIEDLTTNWGMRVEDIIIDCLTFPIATGQEETRRDGLETIEAIREIKRRYPQVQTTLGLSNISFGLNPAARIVLNSVFLNECVNAGLDSAIVHASKIVPMARIPDEQRQVALDMVYDRRREDYDPLAVFMQLFEGVDAAAMRADRAAELAAMPLAERLKARIVDGERKGLEADLDEALVTRPALEIINEVLLEGMKTVGELFGSGQMQLPFVLQSAEVMKAAVAYLEPHMDRVEGQSKGRIVLATVKGDVHDIGKNLVDIILSNNGYEVINLGIKQPVSAILEAAVEKDADVIGMSGLLVKSTVIMKENLQEMNSRGISTRFPVLLGGAALTRAFVEQDLADTFQGQVRYARDAFEGLRLMDAFMAVKRGTPGAALPPLRERRVKTGATLVRTPEQELPARSDVAADNPVPAAPFLGDRVVKGIPLADYAAFLDERATFMGQWGLKPARGGSGQGGSGPSYEELVETEGRPRLRMWLERLQTENLLQAAVVYGYFPCVSAGDDLIILDEAGRERTRFSFPRQRRDRHLCLSDFFRPAGSGQVDVVGFQVVTMGERISQATAELFAKDAYRDYLELHGLSVQLTEALAEYWHARVRAELGIGGGEALEDMLKVNFAGCRYSFGYPACPNLEDQRQLFELLDPQRIGVSLSEEFQLHPEQATSAMIVHHPEAKYFNV from the coding sequence ATGAACCGTGAAGCCTCCTCTTTCAGGCGTGAGCTCTCCCAGCGCGTCCTGGTGGCCGATGGTGCGATGGGCACCATGTTGCAGGCCTATGACCCCTCGCTGGATGACTTCGATGGTCATGAGGGGTGTAACGAGGTGTTGAACGTCACGCGTCCGGACATCGTGCGCGGGGTGCATGAGGCCTACTTCGCGGTGGGTGTGGATTGCGTGGAGACCAATACCTTCGGGGCGAATCTGGCGGCGCTGGGGGAGTACGGCATCGCCGATCGGGTGTTCGAGCTGTCGCGGGCCGGGGCGGCGCTGGCGCGGGAGGCGGCGGATGGGTTCGCTTCGGTGGAGCGGCCGCGGTTCGTGCTCGGGTCGATGGGGCCGGGGACCAAGCTGCCGACGCTGGGGCATGTGGCGTTCGAGGCGTTGCGGGATGCTTATGAGGCGAACGCGGCGGGGTTGATCGCGGGTGGGGCTGATGCGTTGATCGTGGAGACGTGTCAGGATTTGTTGCAGGTCAAGGCGGCGGTGGTGGGGGCGCGGCGGGCGATCGAGGCGGCGGGGCGTGATGTGCCGGTGATCGCGCAGGTGACGATCGAGACCAACGGGGCGATGCTGCTGGGGTCGGAGATCGGGGCGGCGCTTTCGGCGATCGAGCCGCTGGGTGTGGATGTGCTGGGGTTGAACTGCGCGACCGGTCCGGCCGAGATGAGCGAGCATCTGCGGTATCTGGCCCGGCATGCCCGGCTGCCGCTCTCCTGCATGCCCAATGCGGGGTTGCCGGAGCTGACCGCCGATGGGGCGCGGTATCCGCTGTCGCCGGAGGAGCTGGCGGCGGCGCATGTGCAGTTCACCGCCGAGTACGGTCTGGGCCTGGTCGGCGGCTGCTGCGGCACCACCCCGGAGCATCTGCGCCAGGTGGTGGAGGCGGTCGGCGGCCATGAGCCGGTGGAGCGCCGCCCGCGGCCGGAGCCGGGGGCGTCGTCGTTGTACCAGCATGTGCCGTTCCGGCAGGACACCTCGTATCTGGCGATCGGGGAGCGCACCAACGCCAACGGCTCCAAGGCGTTCCGTGAGGCGATGCTGGCGGAGAACTGGGACGAGTGCGTGGAGATCGCCCGGGGCCAGGTGCGTGACGGGGCGCACATGCTGGATCTGTGTGTGGATTATGTCGGCCGGGATGGTGTGGCCGATATGCGGGAGTTGGCGTTCCGGTTCGCCACGGCCTCGACGTTGCCGATCGTTCTGGACTCCACCGAGCCGGCGGTGTTGCGGGCCGGGCTGGAGATGCTGGGCGGGCGGGCGATCATCAACTCGGTGAACTACGAGGACGGCGACGGCCCCGATTCCCGGTTCACCAAGATCATGGGGCTGGTCAAGGAGCACGGCGCGGCCGTGGTCGCGCTGACCATCGATGAGGAGGGTCAGGCGCGCACCGCGGACTGGAAGGTGCGGGTGGCCTCCCGCCTGATCGAGGACCTGACCACCAATTGGGGAATGCGGGTCGAGGACATCATCATCGACTGCCTGACCTTCCCGATCGCCACCGGCCAGGAGGAGACCCGCCGGGACGGTCTGGAGACGATCGAGGCGATCCGGGAGATCAAGCGCCGCTACCCGCAGGTGCAGACCACCCTGGGGTTGTCGAACATCTCCTTCGGGCTCAACCCGGCCGCCCGCATCGTGCTGAACTCGGTGTTCTTGAACGAGTGCGTGAACGCGGGGCTGGATTCGGCGATCGTGCACGCCTCCAAGATCGTGCCGATGGCGCGCATTCCCGACGAGCAGCGCCAGGTGGCGTTGGACATGGTCTATGACCGGCGGCGTGAGGATTACGACCCGCTGGCGGTGTTCATGCAGTTGTTCGAGGGGGTGGACGCGGCGGCGATGCGCGCCGACCGGGCCGCCGAACTGGCGGCGATGCCGCTGGCCGAGCGGCTGAAGGCGCGCATCGTGGACGGGGAGCGCAAGGGCCTGGAGGCCGATCTGGATGAGGCGCTTGTCACCCGTCCCGCCCTGGAGATCATCAACGAGGTGTTGCTGGAGGGCATGAAGACGGTCGGGGAGCTGTTCGGCTCGGGCCAGATGCAGTTGCCGTTCGTGTTGCAGTCGGCCGAGGTGATGAAGGCCGCGGTGGCGTATCTGGAGCCGCACATGGACCGGGTGGAGGGCCAGTCCAAGGGCCGGATCGTTTTGGCCACCGTCAAGGGCGACGTGCACGACATCGGCAAGAACCTGGTGGACATCATCTTGTCCAACAACGGCTATGAGGTCATCAACCTGGGCATCAAGCAGCCGGTGTCGGCCATCTTGGAGGCCGCGGTGGAAAAGGACGCCGATGTGATCGGCATGTCCGGGCTGCTGGTCAAATCCACCGTCATCATGAAGGAGAACCTGCAGGAGATGAACTCCCGCGGCATCTCCACCCGCTTCCCGGTCCTGCTGGGCGGCGCCGCGCTGACCCGGGCGTTCGTGGAACAGGACCTGGCCGACACCTTCCAAGGCCAGGTCCGTTACGCCCGGGACGCCTTTGAGGGGCTGCGGCTGATGGACGCCTTCATGGCCGTCAAACGCGGCACCCCCGGCGCCGCGCTGCCGCCGCTGCGTGAACGCCGCGTCAAGACCGGCGCCACCCTGGTCCGTACCCCTGAGCAGGAGCTGCCCGCCCGCTCCGATGTCGCCGCCGACAACCCGGTGCCTGCCGCGCCGTTCTTGGGGGACCGGGTGGTCAAGGGCATCCCGCTGGCCGACTACGCCGCGTTCCTGGACGAGCGGGCCACCTTCATGGGCCAGTGGGGCCTCAAACCCGCCCGCGGCGGCAGCGGCCAGGGCGGTTCGGGGCCCTCCTATGAGGAGCTGGTGGAGACCGAGGGCCGGCCGCGGTTGCGGATGTGGCTGGAGCGGCTGCAGACCGAGAACCTGCTGCAGGCCGCGGTGGTCTACGGCTACTTCCCGTGCGTGTCGGCCGGCGATGACCTGATCATCCTGGATGAGGCGGGGCGGGAGCGGACCCGGTTCTCCTTCCCGCGCCAGCGCCGGGACCGGCATCTGTGCCTGTCGGACTTCTTCCGCCCGGCGGGGTCGGGACAGGTGGATGTGGTGGGGTTCCAGGTGGTCACCATGGGGGAGCGGATCTCGCAGGCGACCGCGGAGTTGTTCGCCAAGGACGCCTACCGGGACTATCTGGAGTTGCACGGGTTGTCGGTGCAGCTGACCGAGGCGCTGGCCGAGTACTGGCACGCCCGGGTGCGGGCGGAGCTGGGCATCGGCGGGGGCGAGGCGCTGGAGGACATGCTGAAGGTCAACTTCGCCGGTTGCCGGTACTCCTTCGGCTACCCGGCCTGCCCGAACCTTGAGGACCAGCGGCAGCTGTTCGAGCTGCTGGACCCGCAGCGGATCGGGGTGTCGCTGTCGGAGGAGTTCCAGCTGCACCCCGAGCAGGCGACCTCGGCGATGATCGTTCACCACCCCGAAGCCAAATACTTCAACGTCTGA
- a CDS encoding gas vesicle protein GvpO yields MPVNRGRRSGGETRGYAPDDSYDDEDDYAEDTGRARPAESGGRRRLTAVSAGSVALRQIAELTGKDVEGVTLVRPSENGWTVEVEVVEDHRVPSSGDTLGIYAVDLDSQGDLTSYRRVRTYKRARGDTGGVG; encoded by the coding sequence GTGCCGGTGAATCGCGGACGCCGGAGCGGGGGCGAGACACGCGGATACGCGCCCGACGACTCCTACGACGACGAGGACGACTACGCCGAGGACACCGGACGCGCCCGCCCGGCCGAGAGCGGGGGGCGGCGGCGCCTCACGGCCGTGTCGGCGGGCAGCGTGGCACTGCGGCAGATCGCCGAACTGACCGGCAAGGACGTCGAGGGCGTCACGCTGGTACGGCCGTCGGAGAACGGCTGGACGGTGGAGGTCGAGGTCGTCGAGGACCACCGGGTCCCCTCCTCGGGCGACACGCTCGGGATCTACGCGGTCGACCTGGATTCTCAGGGCGATCTGACGTCCTATCGCCGGGTGCGCACCTACAAGCGCGCCCGGGGCGACACGGGTGGGGTGGGGTGA
- a CDS encoding gas vesicle protein: MSDPTSGVMSPYGRRAPVARDSGGNLGDILERVLDRGVVIVGDIRVNLLDIELLTIKLRLLIASVDTARELGIDWWEHDPWLSSKDRDLIEENRRLRRRLATIEEEEAARGRPTIEGPRREHAFDERDLRSHEERERRGYEGRERRAYEEGERRAQGGRERRG; the protein is encoded by the coding sequence ATGTCCGACCCGACGTCCGGCGTGATGTCGCCGTACGGCAGGCGGGCGCCCGTGGCGCGCGACTCCGGAGGCAACCTCGGCGACATCCTGGAACGGGTGCTCGACCGGGGCGTGGTGATCGTGGGCGACATCCGCGTCAACCTCCTCGACATCGAGCTGCTCACCATCAAGCTGCGGCTGCTGATCGCCTCGGTGGACACCGCGCGCGAGCTCGGCATCGACTGGTGGGAGCACGACCCGTGGCTCAGCTCCAAGGACCGCGACCTGATCGAGGAGAACCGCAGGCTGCGCCGCAGGCTCGCCACCATCGAGGAAGAGGAGGCCGCGCGGGGCCGGCCGACCATCGAGGGGCCGCGCCGGGAGCACGCCTTCGACGAACGGGACCTGCGGTCGCATGAGGAGCGGGAACGGCGCGGGTACGAGGGCCGGGAGCGGCGGGCCTACGAGGAGGGTGAACGGCGGGCTCAGGGGGGCCGGGAGCGGCGCGGCTGA
- a CDS encoding GvpL/GvpF family gas vesicle protein: MPGSGTYLYAVSREEDRGSPVPPGGLAGVAGAPVRTVAHGGLVAYVSTVPLEEFGEEPLRRSLEDLEWVGETARAHHRVVEAVAAVATTAPVRLVTVYGGDDQVRDMLERRHDDFAAVLARVAGRREWGVKVYARPAAPAAEESVPAEAGGPGTAYLRRRKASLRGRDEAWRRAAERAEHIHETLTDIAAAGARHRPQDPHLSGRDDWMLLNGAYLVDDARREEFAAAVDGLREPDIEVELTGPWAPYSFTSLEFAGSEGRHAG, translated from the coding sequence GTGCCCGGCAGCGGAACGTACCTGTACGCGGTCAGCCGCGAGGAGGACCGGGGCTCCCCCGTGCCGCCGGGCGGCCTGGCGGGCGTGGCCGGGGCGCCGGTCCGCACGGTGGCGCACGGGGGCCTGGTCGCCTACGTGAGCACCGTGCCGCTGGAGGAGTTCGGCGAGGAGCCGCTGCGGCGCTCGCTGGAGGACCTGGAGTGGGTCGGTGAGACGGCCCGTGCCCACCACCGGGTCGTGGAGGCCGTGGCCGCCGTCGCCACCACCGCCCCGGTGCGGCTCGTCACGGTGTACGGCGGCGACGACCAGGTGCGCGACATGCTGGAACGGCGGCACGACGACTTCGCCGCGGTGCTCGCGCGGGTCGCCGGGCGCCGCGAGTGGGGGGTCAAGGTGTACGCGCGTCCCGCGGCGCCCGCCGCCGAGGAGAGCGTCCCCGCCGAGGCCGGAGGACCCGGGACGGCGTACCTGCGGCGGCGCAAGGCGAGCCTGCGCGGCCGTGACGAGGCGTGGCGGCGGGCCGCCGAGCGGGCCGAGCACATCCACGAGACGCTGACGGACATCGCGGCCGCGGGCGCGCGGCACCGGCCGCAGGATCCGCATCTGTCCGGCAGGGACGACTGGATGCTGCTCAACGGCGCCTACCTGGTGGACGACGCGCGGCGCGAGGAGTTCGCGGCGGCGGTCGACGGGCTGCGGGAGCCGGACATCGAGGTGGAGCTCACCGGCCCGTGGGCGCCGTACTCGTTCACCTCCCTGGAGTTCGCCGGGTCAGAGGGCCGCCATGCCGGGTGA